A stretch of the Actinoalloteichus fjordicus genome encodes the following:
- a CDS encoding DHA2 family efflux MFS transporter permease subunit: MTTVESTEPSRRTVNAVVAGLILGVFLAALDGMIMMSALRTVADELGGLTVQAWVTTAYLITMTVSTLLYGKLSDIFGRRRLYLIAIVVFTVGSLLCALAQSMYQLAVFRGIQGLGAGGLLPLALAVIADLLPPHRRVRYQARLGAVFGLAGVLGPVLGGVFAEAETLAGIAGWRWVFLVNVPLGVLAIIVVGALFRIETPRVDHRVDWWGALTLIVGVVPLLILAEQGREWGWTSPAALTAAGVGVVGLIAFAQVERWMGDAALLAPRLFRRPAFALVNVVNFLGGMGMFAGMALVPLYLQIVLGMAPAAAGLLLLPQALAMTLGAMLCGPVIARTGRFTVLLASGLAIMAGAYLLLGFAATPDLWQAALVLTLLGLGTGMYFQVVLTALQNSVDRTEMGVASSLSGFSRQLGGVAGTAVVLSLLFTLSGERIATAFRSSLDSPEFTARIADEATLGTSEAALVAEMRAGSVDLNDTSFLSTLDPLLAAPIVDGLARTFAVVFTAVGAMMLGSVLLATLIRERPRRDGG; the protein is encoded by the coding sequence ATGACGACCGTGGAGAGCACCGAGCCGAGCAGGCGGACGGTCAACGCCGTGGTCGCCGGGCTGATCCTCGGCGTGTTCCTCGCCGCGCTCGACGGAATGATCATGATGTCGGCCCTGCGGACCGTGGCCGACGAACTCGGCGGGCTGACCGTGCAGGCCTGGGTGACGACCGCCTATCTGATCACGATGACCGTCTCGACGCTGTTATACGGAAAGCTGTCGGACATCTTCGGCCGCCGACGGCTCTACCTGATCGCGATCGTCGTCTTCACCGTCGGCTCGCTGTTGTGCGCCCTCGCGCAGTCGATGTATCAGCTCGCCGTGTTCCGCGGCATCCAGGGTCTGGGCGCGGGCGGGCTGCTTCCGCTGGCACTCGCCGTGATCGCCGACCTGCTCCCACCGCACCGACGGGTCCGCTACCAGGCCAGACTCGGTGCGGTCTTCGGCCTCGCAGGCGTGCTCGGCCCCGTCCTCGGCGGCGTGTTCGCCGAGGCCGAGACCCTGGCGGGCATCGCGGGCTGGCGCTGGGTCTTCCTGGTGAACGTCCCGCTGGGGGTTCTCGCGATCATCGTGGTCGGCGCCCTGTTCCGGATCGAGACGCCCAGGGTCGACCACCGGGTGGACTGGTGGGGCGCGCTGACCCTCATCGTGGGCGTGGTGCCGCTGCTGATCCTCGCCGAGCAGGGGCGCGAGTGGGGCTGGACGTCTCCGGCGGCGTTGACGGCGGCGGGCGTGGGCGTGGTCGGGCTGATCGCATTCGCCCAGGTCGAACGGTGGATGGGCGACGCAGCCCTGCTGGCGCCGCGCCTGTTCCGCAGACCGGCCTTCGCACTGGTCAACGTCGTCAACTTCCTCGGCGGAATGGGCATGTTCGCCGGGATGGCGCTGGTGCCGCTCTACCTCCAGATCGTGCTCGGCATGGCACCCGCCGCAGCAGGCCTGCTGTTACTCCCGCAGGCGTTGGCGATGACCCTCGGCGCCATGCTCTGCGGGCCCGTGATCGCCCGCACCGGCCGGTTCACCGTGTTGTTGGCCAGCGGACTCGCGATCATGGCAGGCGCCTATCTGCTGCTCGGGTTCGCGGCGACCCCCGACCTGTGGCAGGCGGCGCTGGTGCTCACGCTGCTGGGTCTCGGCACGGGGATGTACTTCCAGGTGGTGCTCACGGCGTTGCAGAACAGCGTGGACCGGACGGAGATGGGGGTGGCCAGTTCGCTGTCCGGCTTCTCCCGCCAACTCGGCGGCGTCGCGGGCACCGCCGTGGTGCTGTCGCTGCTGTTCACGCTCAGTGGAGAACGCATCGCGACGGCCTTCCGGTCGAGTCTCGACTCACCGGAGTTCACGGCGCGGATCGCCGACGAGGCGACTCTCGGGACATCGGAGGCGGCGCTGGTGGCCGAGATGCGGGCCGGTTCGGTCGATCTGAACGACACGTCCTTCCTCAGCACGCTCGACCCCCTGCTGGCCGCCCCGATCGTCGACGGCCTGGCACGCACCTTCGCCGTGGTCTTCACCGCCGTCGGGGCGATGATGCTGGGGTCGGTCCTGCTTGCCACGCTCATCCGGGAGCGACCGCGTCGAGACGGCGGCTGA
- a CDS encoding M55 family metallopeptidase: protein MRILISADMEGATGVTWTDDVRPGTEQWQRFRRVFTGDVNACVTGLYAAGATEVLVNEAHSSQRNLLLEDLDERARLLTGRHKPLSMMQGVDSGMDGVVFLGYHAAAGAEGVLSHTYLENSITGVWLDGVHASEGRLNAALAAEHGVPVVLVTGDDQTCLDAVSYAPEAALAPVKECVSRYAAICLPPAGTHALIAARAEHGMASAGRFEGTAAPHRIEVEFDAAHLAAATAVIPTVEQLDVRRVGFDAPTMTEAMKCFKVVTAIAAGAIQGIYG from the coding sequence ATGCGCATCCTGATCTCCGCCGACATGGAGGGCGCCACCGGCGTCACCTGGACCGACGACGTCCGCCCCGGCACCGAGCAGTGGCAGCGGTTCCGCCGCGTCTTCACCGGCGACGTCAACGCCTGCGTGACCGGGCTGTACGCGGCGGGCGCCACCGAGGTCCTGGTCAACGAGGCACACTCCTCGCAGCGCAATCTCCTGCTGGAGGATCTGGACGAGCGGGCTCGGCTGCTCACCGGGCGGCACAAGCCGCTGTCGATGATGCAGGGCGTGGACTCCGGAATGGACGGAGTGGTGTTCCTCGGCTACCACGCGGCGGCGGGTGCCGAGGGGGTGCTCTCCCACACCTATCTGGAGAACTCGATCACCGGGGTGTGGCTGGACGGCGTTCACGCCAGCGAGGGACGGTTGAACGCGGCGCTTGCCGCCGAGCACGGCGTGCCGGTCGTCCTGGTCACCGGCGACGACCAGACCTGCCTGGACGCGGTGAGCTACGCGCCGGAGGCCGCGCTGGCGCCGGTCAAGGAGTGCGTGAGCCGGTATGCCGCGATCTGCCTGCCGCCCGCAGGCACACACGCCTTGATCGCCGCGCGGGCCGAGCACGGGATGGCCTCGGCCGGGCGATTCGAGGGCACGGCGGCGCCGCATCGGATCGAGGTGGAGTTCGATGCCGCGCACCTGGCGGCGGCGACGGCGGTGATCCCCACCGTCGAGCAGCTCGACGTCCGCAGGGTCGGCTTCGACGCACCGACGATGACCGAGGCCATGAAGTGCTTCAAGGTGGTCACGGCGATTGCCGCGGGCGCGATCCAGGGCATCTACGGCTGA